In Elusimicrobiota bacterium, one DNA window encodes the following:
- a CDS encoding acetyl-CoA carboxylase carboxyltransferase subunit alpha, with the protein MTLTLENTSFKGFDFEKPLMDLEEQIQALEKTAQENQGVGIGDEIQGLRARLNELRAEIYGRLSPWQRVQIARHPRRPYALDYFERLFTGLIELHGDRHYADDKAIVGGLAYLDGQPVVVMGHQKGRTLQESMARNFGMPHPEGYRKALRLMRLAAKFGAPVVCLIDTAGAYPGIGAEERGQATAIAENLREMSQLPVPILCAVIGEGGSGGALAIGVGDRLLMLENAWYSVISPEGCASILYRDAAKAPDAARALKITAQDLKGIGIVDEIIPEPLGGAHRDPDAAAAALKAALLRHLKELRALPLDKLLDGRYDKYRSVGHFEEAEKKKAKTAAPRRRSKTKA; encoded by the coding sequence ATGACTCTGACCTTGGAAAACACATCGTTCAAGGGGTTCGATTTCGAAAAACCCCTCATGGATTTGGAAGAGCAGATTCAAGCGCTCGAGAAGACCGCCCAGGAAAACCAGGGGGTCGGCATCGGCGACGAAATCCAAGGCCTGCGCGCGCGCTTGAACGAGTTGCGCGCCGAAATTTACGGCCGTCTCTCCCCCTGGCAACGGGTTCAAATCGCCCGGCACCCCCGCCGCCCCTACGCCCTCGACTATTTTGAGCGCCTGTTCACCGGGTTGATCGAACTGCACGGCGACCGCCACTACGCCGACGACAAAGCCATCGTCGGCGGTTTGGCCTATTTGGACGGCCAGCCGGTGGTGGTCATGGGGCACCAAAAGGGGCGGACGCTCCAGGAATCCATGGCCCGTAATTTCGGCATGCCCCACCCCGAGGGTTACCGCAAAGCCCTCCGCCTCATGCGTTTGGCCGCCAAATTCGGCGCCCCGGTCGTTTGCCTGATCGACACCGCCGGGGCCTACCCCGGAATCGGCGCCGAGGAGCGTGGCCAGGCCACGGCCATCGCGGAAAATTTAAGGGAAATGTCCCAACTGCCGGTGCCCATCCTTTGCGCGGTCATCGGCGAGGGCGGATCCGGCGGGGCCCTGGCCATCGGCGTCGGCGACCGTTTGTTGATGCTTGAGAACGCCTGGTATTCCGTCATCTCCCCCGAAGGCTGCGCCTCCATTTTGTATCGGGACGCCGCCAAAGCCCCCGACGCGGCGCGCGCGCTCAAGATCACCGCCCAGGATTTAAAGGGCATCGGCATCGTGGATGAAATCATCCCCGAGCCGTTGGGCGGCGCCCACCGAGACCCGGACGCGGCGGCCGCGGCGCTCAAGGCGGCGCTCCTTCGTCACTTAAAGGAATTGCGCGCCCTGCCTCTCGACAAACTTTTGGACGGTCGGTACGACAAATACCGATCGGTGGGGCATTTCGAGGAAGCCGAAAAGAAAAAAGCGAAAACCGCCGCGCCCCGGCGGCGATCCAAAACCAAAGCCTGA
- a CDS encoding diphosphate--fructose-6-phosphate 1-phosphotransferase, giving the protein MPTTTSALQMERLKFKPALPMVLKGGPGAVTAKAGRPTQSLSDQASVQGLFPRTYGLPLVSFVSGKNPAVAKKAVRIGVVLSGGQAPGGHNVLAGLLDGLKKANPKNKLFGFLGGPSGILENKFKELTPALVAGFRNTGGFDLIQSGRTKIETPEQFAAAKKNVQDNKFDALVVVGGDDSNTNAALLAEYFKAEGLAASVLGVPKTIDGDLKNDQIEASFGFDTATKIYSEVVGNIGRDILSARKYWHFVRLMGRSASHITLEVALQTHPNLALIGEEVLDKKLTLAQVVDGIAQTVARRAGDKKNYGFVLIPEGLIEFIPEMRSLISGLNDALAQNEGALAGLSAFEEKRDVVAKSLPAPLSALLRSLPDGFQAQLMLDRDPHGNVTVSQIETEKLLVEMVKKRLAEMKKAGAYDGKFAAITHFFGYEGRCGAPSNFDATYCYALGYNAAVLALNGLTGYLSSVQGLTKPAAQWKAGGVPLTMMMNVERRKGKEKPVIQKALVRLDDAPFAAFAKARDAWAAADDYVFPGPIQYFGPASVTDVPTRTLRLESARR; this is encoded by the coding sequence ATGCCCACGACCACTTCCGCGCTTCAAATGGAACGCCTGAAATTCAAACCCGCCCTGCCGATGGTACTGAAGGGCGGCCCGGGCGCCGTCACGGCGAAGGCCGGCCGGCCGACCCAAAGCCTGTCGGACCAGGCCTCGGTCCAGGGCCTATTCCCCCGGACCTACGGACTTCCCTTGGTTTCTTTTGTGTCCGGCAAAAACCCGGCCGTGGCCAAAAAAGCCGTTCGGATCGGGGTGGTGCTGTCTGGCGGACAGGCTCCGGGCGGTCACAACGTGTTGGCCGGGCTCCTGGACGGGCTCAAAAAAGCAAACCCCAAAAACAAATTGTTCGGGTTCCTGGGCGGGCCCTCGGGCATCTTGGAAAACAAGTTCAAAGAATTGACCCCGGCCCTGGTGGCCGGTTTCCGGAACACCGGCGGATTCGATCTCATTCAATCGGGGCGGACCAAAATCGAAACCCCCGAACAGTTCGCGGCGGCCAAGAAAAACGTTCAGGACAACAAATTTGACGCTTTGGTCGTGGTGGGGGGGGACGACTCCAACACCAACGCCGCCCTGTTGGCGGAATATTTTAAAGCGGAGGGTTTGGCCGCCTCCGTCCTGGGCGTCCCCAAAACCATCGACGGTGATTTGAAAAACGATCAAATCGAGGCGTCCTTCGGCTTCGACACCGCCACGAAGATTTACTCCGAAGTCGTGGGCAATATCGGTCGGGACATTCTTTCGGCCCGCAAGTACTGGCACTTCGTCCGACTGATGGGGCGGAGCGCCTCCCACATCACTTTGGAAGTGGCCCTCCAAACCCATCCCAATCTGGCCCTGATCGGCGAGGAAGTCCTGGACAAGAAACTCACCCTGGCCCAAGTGGTCGACGGCATCGCTCAAACCGTGGCGCGCCGGGCCGGGGACAAAAAGAATTACGGCTTCGTCTTGATTCCCGAAGGGCTCATTGAATTCATTCCCGAGATGCGCTCCCTTATTTCGGGCCTGAACGACGCCCTGGCCCAAAACGAGGGCGCCCTGGCCGGTCTTTCCGCCTTTGAAGAAAAGCGGGACGTGGTGGCGAAGTCTCTTCCAGCCCCCTTGTCCGCGCTGCTCCGGTCCCTGCCCGACGGCTTTCAGGCCCAATTGATGCTCGATCGGGACCCCCACGGAAACGTGACCGTCTCCCAAATCGAAACCGAAAAACTCCTCGTCGAGATGGTCAAAAAGCGCCTGGCCGAAATGAAAAAAGCCGGGGCCTACGACGGCAAGTTCGCCGCCATCACCCATTTCTTCGGCTACGAGGGCCGCTGCGGGGCGCCGTCCAACTTCGACGCCACCTACTGCTACGCCCTGGGGTACAACGCGGCGGTTTTGGCGCTGAACGGGTTGACGGGCTATCTCTCCTCGGTGCAGGGGCTCACGAAACCGGCCGCGCAATGGAAAGCCGGCGGCGTGCCCTTGACCATGATGATGAACGTGGAACGGCGCAAGGGGAAGGAAAAACCCGTTATTCAAAAGGCGCTGGTCCGGTTGGACGACGCCCCCTTCGCGGCCTTCGCCAAGGCCCGGGACGCCTGGGCGGCCGCCGACGACTATGTGTTTCCCGGCCCCATCCAATACTTCGGCCCCGCGTCGGTGACCGACGTCCCCACCCGAACGCTTCGACTCGAATCGGCGCGCCGCTGA
- a CDS encoding ATP-binding cassette domain-containing protein: MLNVQNLHKAFAAQVIFDGAHLQLNAGDRYALMGPNGAGKSTLFKILRGLETPDDGSVSFPRGLKIGYLPQETAELGEGTVLEETLAGEGDPGDEKRAAEAKKTLMGLGFRVADFDRIATTLSGGWRMRVAIARLLIQAPDLLLLDEPTNHLDLESLFWFQDYLQKSKSSLLLISHDRAFVNAVVHGILDLREKKIFRYVGDYEHFLAAREGEAERLLSAYKKQQKDIAEAQDFINRFRAQAAKAPQVQSRIKMLDKMERIEIPPEIKRVKIQFPQPSKPGVRVLALKNIHKAYGDLKVYDGLDFELERGQKIALVGPNGAGKSTLLKILAGVLPVDRGERVLGLNVQSGYFSQHRWETLRPERTVLQEASDTRRMNPDLLIRTVLGTFLFRDDAVFKKVAVLSGGEKSRLALAKLLLDPPNLLLLDEPTTHLDMASVEALVEALKSFEGTVAFISHDLYFVNALANHVAHVENGRVRLYNGNHDDFLRLRPVAESADGPATPAPARTAAGTPAAGPGWMKSSDDDIRRMREADKARGKRRKKLNQRLRELEEQVADLKSEIGSVFIQSDYKKLMEIDGALKAAEKELADTRDALARDQ; encoded by the coding sequence ATGCTCAACGTTCAAAACCTCCACAAAGCCTTCGCCGCCCAGGTGATTTTCGACGGGGCCCATCTTCAATTAAACGCCGGGGACCGCTACGCCTTGATGGGGCCCAACGGCGCGGGAAAATCCACCCTCTTTAAAATCCTCCGGGGGTTGGAGACGCCGGACGACGGCAGCGTGTCCTTTCCCCGGGGGCTCAAAATCGGCTATCTCCCCCAGGAAACCGCGGAGTTGGGCGAAGGCACCGTGTTGGAAGAAACCCTGGCCGGGGAAGGCGACCCGGGCGACGAAAAGCGCGCCGCCGAAGCCAAAAAAACGCTCATGGGCCTGGGTTTCCGAGTGGCGGATTTCGATCGGATCGCCACGACGCTCTCCGGCGGCTGGCGGATGCGGGTGGCCATTGCGCGGCTCTTGATTCAAGCGCCGGACCTGCTGCTTTTGGACGAACCCACCAATCACCTGGATCTCGAATCCCTCTTCTGGTTTCAGGACTACCTTCAGAAATCAAAGAGTTCCCTCCTGCTGATTTCCCACGACCGCGCGTTTGTAAACGCCGTCGTTCACGGCATTTTGGACCTTCGGGAGAAAAAAATCTTTCGTTACGTGGGGGATTACGAACATTTTCTGGCGGCCCGGGAAGGGGAAGCCGAACGCCTGCTGTCGGCCTACAAGAAACAACAGAAGGACATCGCCGAAGCCCAGGATTTCATCAATCGGTTCCGCGCCCAGGCGGCCAAGGCGCCCCAGGTGCAAAGCCGCATCAAGATGCTCGACAAAATGGAGCGGATTGAAATCCCGCCCGAAATCAAAAGGGTCAAAATCCAGTTTCCCCAACCCTCCAAGCCCGGCGTCCGGGTTTTAGCGCTAAAAAATATCCACAAGGCCTACGGCGATCTGAAAGTCTACGACGGGCTCGATTTTGAGCTGGAACGGGGCCAGAAAATCGCCCTGGTGGGCCCGAACGGGGCCGGTAAGTCCACTCTTCTGAAAATATTGGCCGGGGTTTTGCCCGTGGATCGGGGGGAGCGCGTGCTCGGGCTCAACGTTCAGTCCGGCTACTTCTCCCAGCATCGCTGGGAAACTCTGCGGCCCGAACGGACGGTGCTTCAGGAGGCCTCCGACACCCGTCGGATGAACCCCGATCTCCTCATTCGGACGGTCCTGGGCACCTTCCTGTTCCGGGACGACGCCGTTTTTAAGAAAGTGGCGGTTTTAAGCGGCGGAGAAAAAAGCCGTTTGGCCTTGGCGAAGCTTCTCCTGGACCCGCCCAACCTTCTTCTGCTGGACGAACCGACCACCCACCTGGACATGGCCAGCGTCGAAGCCTTGGTGGAGGCGTTGAAGAGCTTTGAGGGCACCGTGGCCTTCATCAGCCACGACCTCTACTTCGTGAACGCCCTGGCCAACCACGTGGCCCACGTGGAAAACGGGCGGGTTCGGTTGTACAATGGGAACCACGACGATTTCCTGCGCCTTCGGCCGGTGGCCGAAAGCGCCGACGGGCCGGCGACGCCCGCGCCCGCGCGGACCGCCGCCGGGACGCCGGCGGCGGGGCCCGGATGGATGAAATCCTCCGACGACGACATCCGGCGCATGCGCGAGGCCGACAAGGCCCGGGGAAAGCGCCGGAAAAAGCTGAATCAACGCCTGCGGGAATTGGAGGAACAAGTGGCCGACTTAAAAAGCGAGATCGGATCGGTGTTCATCCAGAGCGACTACAAGAAACTGATGGAAATCGACGGGGCCTTGAAGGCGGCGGAAAAGGAATTGGCGGACACCCGGGACGCCCTGGCCCGGGACCAATGA
- a CDS encoding YceI family protein, translated as MRRLWVFALLFVGFVGAPRAATWVLESSTLTYRVTHRLHKVEGTSHASRGKGLCDASGCRFLVAAPVGTFESGDSNRDLHMIETTRGAQFPMVKVSVNLEGVPAGEEFTADLAIEFAGKSHRYPSVPFRVSDRSGGFRFRGQIPLRLTDFTVPAPSLLGMAVKDEVPVDVEMAWSKKP; from the coding sequence GTGCGCCGCCTCTGGGTCTTCGCTTTGCTTTTCGTCGGGTTCGTCGGGGCGCCTCGAGCCGCCACCTGGGTTTTGGAGTCTTCGACCCTCACCTACCGCGTCACGCACCGGTTGCACAAGGTGGAGGGCACCAGCCACGCGTCCCGGGGCAAAGGCCTCTGCGACGCTTCGGGGTGCCGGTTTCTGGTGGCCGCTCCCGTCGGCACCTTCGAATCGGGGGACAGCAACCGCGACCTGCACATGATCGAAACGACCCGGGGGGCGCAGTTCCCCATGGTCAAAGTGTCGGTGAATTTGGAGGGCGTCCCCGCGGGGGAGGAGTTCACCGCGGACCTGGCCATCGAATTCGCCGGGAAATCCCACCGCTACCCGTCCGTGCCATTTCGCGTTTCCGATCGTTCCGGCGGCTTTCGGTTCAGGGGGCAAATCCCCCTTCGTTTAACCGATTTCACCGTTCCCGCCCCTTCCCTGCTCGGGATGGCGGTCAAAGACGAAGTGCCCGTCGATGTCGAGATGGCCTGGTCCAAAAAACCCTAA
- a CDS encoding 4a-hydroxytetrahydrobiopterin dehydratase: MIRRLADEGCRPCGKGEALLTPEELAELLVSLRLWKLEKVGGVARIVKVFPFKAFADGMAFAKRVAEMADAADHHPALLVEWGRVTVSWWTHSLGGLHRNDFVLAARTDRVLDEGR; encoded by the coding sequence ATGATCCGCCGCCTGGCCGACGAAGGGTGCCGCCCCTGCGGGAAAGGGGAGGCGCTTTTAACCCCGGAGGAGTTGGCGGAATTGCTGGTTTCCCTGCGACTCTGGAAATTGGAGAAGGTGGGCGGCGTGGCCCGGATCGTTAAAGTTTTTCCTTTCAAAGCGTTTGCCGACGGCATGGCCTTCGCCAAACGGGTCGCCGAAATGGCCGACGCCGCCGATCACCACCCGGCGCTCTTGGTCGAGTGGGGCCGCGTCACGGTGTCCTGGTGGACCCATTCGCTGGGCGGTCTGCATCGCAACGACTTTGTCCTCGCCGCCCGAACCGACCGGGTGTTGGACGAAGGCCGCTGA
- a CDS encoding LTA synthase family protein: protein MFPRLFSTGKQKNAGPLSAAFFPAAALMGIFALTRAVLTAMAWPDLEGRGGVWIKTLWAALRLDAAMALLFALPFALWIAAASDRFRASRLSARVLAVAWGCFLFFFVFVAALETAFFDEFNSRFNSIAVDYLLYPTEVAGNIWQSYPVLWVLFGVAATAGLIGAATVRGFLRRAARPAPPARRWRSAGVFALAAVGGVGLAPYVKPEVSGNRLQNEIAANGPYAFFYAFWSNDLPYGHFYRTIPSDEALRRTLRLVRDRESGGGAGTASPTLERSQREKGRLDRPNIVIVLEESFGANFTGVLGHHPDHLTPFFDRLAADGILFTNFYATGSRTVRGLEAILCGFPPVPGESIVKRNRSENVFSLAQALKDQGYETMFVYGGRGLFDNMRPFLRANGFDRFVEQKDFAFPRFTTIWGVCDEDIFDRALEEFDAFHARGRRFFGTVLSVSNHKPYTYPPGRIDLDPQRRRREHAVKYADWALGQFFEKAKSHAFFKNTVFVIIGDHGARVYGADFIPIHSYEVPFLIYAPELLKPRRVDVLGSSLDVAPTLMGLTDMSYRSVFFGRDLWDVAPRESYALLQHDRDVGILRGDRLAVLGIHQSARVYRYDRAARKFSSPLPLGPVEEELIRDGVALYQTAYALYQSRRYRLEPAPVPAR from the coding sequence ATGTTCCCCCGTTTATTTTCCACCGGCAAACAGAAAAACGCCGGCCCCCTATCGGCGGCGTTTTTTCCGGCGGCGGCGCTGATGGGGATTTTTGCGCTGACGCGGGCCGTTCTGACCGCAATGGCGTGGCCCGATTTGGAGGGGCGGGGGGGGGTTTGGATTAAAACCCTTTGGGCGGCGCTGCGCCTGGACGCGGCCATGGCGTTGCTCTTCGCCTTGCCTTTCGCCCTGTGGATTGCCGCCGCATCGGATCGTTTCCGCGCTTCCCGCCTTTCGGCCCGCGTTTTGGCGGTCGCCTGGGGATGTTTTCTTTTTTTCTTCGTTTTTGTCGCGGCGCTGGAAACCGCGTTTTTTGACGAATTTAATTCCCGCTTCAATTCCATCGCGGTCGACTACCTCCTTTATCCGACGGAGGTGGCGGGGAATATCTGGCAGTCCTACCCGGTCCTGTGGGTCCTTTTCGGAGTCGCCGCGACCGCCGGCCTGATTGGCGCGGCGACCGTCCGGGGATTCCTTCGCCGCGCGGCCCGGCCCGCTCCCCCCGCCCGCCGTTGGCGGTCCGCCGGGGTCTTCGCCTTGGCGGCGGTCGGCGGGGTGGGGCTCGCGCCGTACGTGAAACCCGAAGTCAGCGGCAACCGCCTTCAAAATGAAATCGCGGCCAACGGTCCTTACGCCTTCTTTTACGCTTTTTGGAGCAACGATTTACCCTACGGCCATTTTTACCGAACGATTCCTTCCGACGAAGCCCTTCGCCGAACCCTGCGCTTGGTCCGCGACCGAGAATCCGGCGGGGGGGCGGGAACGGCCTCTCCAACTCTCGAGCGTTCCCAACGCGAGAAGGGCCGATTGGACCGGCCGAACATCGTCATCGTTCTCGAGGAAAGTTTCGGGGCCAATTTCACGGGCGTCCTGGGGCATCACCCCGACCACCTCACCCCGTTCTTTGATCGGCTGGCGGCCGACGGGATTCTCTTCACCAACTTCTACGCCACGGGTTCCCGAACGGTGCGCGGGCTTGAAGCGATCCTTTGCGGTTTCCCTCCCGTTCCCGGGGAATCCATCGTCAAGCGGAACCGGTCGGAGAATGTGTTTTCCCTGGCCCAGGCCCTAAAGGATCAGGGCTACGAAACCATGTTCGTATACGGCGGGCGAGGGCTTTTCGACAACATGCGTCCGTTCCTCCGCGCCAACGGCTTCGACCGGTTCGTGGAGCAAAAAGATTTCGCGTTCCCGAGGTTCACCACCATTTGGGGGGTGTGCGACGAGGACATCTTCGACCGGGCGTTGGAAGAATTCGACGCGTTTCACGCCCGGGGCCGCCGTTTTTTCGGCACCGTGCTTTCGGTCTCCAATCACAAGCCCTACACCTACCCGCCGGGGCGCATCGATTTGGATCCCCAACGCCGACGTCGGGAACACGCGGTGAAATACGCGGATTGGGCCTTGGGACAGTTTTTTGAAAAAGCCAAAAGCCACGCTTTTTTTAAAAACACCGTTTTCGTCATCATCGGCGACCACGGCGCCCGGGTGTACGGAGCCGATTTCATCCCGATCCATTCCTACGAAGTCCCGTTCCTTATTTACGCGCCCGAATTGTTGAAACCCCGCCGCGTGGACGTCCTGGGGTCTTCCCTCGATGTCGCCCCGACTTTGATGGGGCTGACGGACATGTCCTATCGGAGCGTTTTTTTCGGCCGGGACCTTTGGGACGTGGCCCCCCGGGAGAGCTACGCGTTGCTTCAGCACGACCGGGACGTCGGCATCCTCCGGGGCGATCGCTTGGCCGTGCTGGGCATTCATCAGTCCGCGCGGGTTTATCGTTACGATCGGGCGGCGCGAAAATTTTCATCGCCCCTGCCGCTGGGACCGGTGGAGGAAGAATTGATTCGGGACGGGGTCGCCCTTTACCAAACGGCCTACGCCCTCTATCAATCCCGCCGTTACCGGTTGGAGCCCGCGCCTGTCCCCGCCCGCTGA
- a CDS encoding acyl-CoA thioesterase produces MEFRVAYADTDRMGVVYYANYLVLFERGRTELLRGLGLRYRDFEETLKVFLPAVHAELNYLAPARYDDLLKIRTWISALGRASITFSYEVIQSENGRVITRGTTKHPFVNFQWKPVPVPPSLRGTLEKLVHRGPSSSGPIR; encoded by the coding sequence ATGGAATTTCGGGTGGCCTACGCCGACACCGACCGCATGGGCGTCGTCTATTACGCCAACTATCTCGTCCTTTTCGAGCGGGGACGAACGGAACTGCTCCGGGGCTTGGGCCTGCGTTACCGGGATTTCGAGGAAACGTTGAAGGTGTTCCTTCCCGCGGTCCACGCCGAATTGAACTACCTGGCCCCCGCCCGCTACGACGACCTCCTTAAAATCCGCACCTGGATCTCGGCCCTCGGCCGGGCCTCGATCACTTTTTCCTACGAAGTGATTCAGTCGGAGAACGGCCGCGTCATCACCCGCGGAACGACCAAACACCCCTTCGTGAACTTCCAGTGGAAACCCGTCCCGGTCCCGCCTTCGCTGCGGGGAACGCTGGAAAAATTGGTCCACCGGGGTCCCTCGTCCTCCGGACCAATTCGCTGA
- a CDS encoding GGDEF domain-containing protein, translated as MTPFRKATPLAEPLIAGGRSLRRLDRFLAGLERQSNGALELEGVGFLLLLGIVDGGTGPDVSLILFYLVPVFWYAWFLGRRHGLLMAVAAAVVEFTVDLKSAHAHPHPVVGLWNAVAKAGFFAVTALLLTALRRSFEQERRLAQIDPLTGVLNRRAFIERLRLEVDRSRRRKSPLTLIYLDVDHFKDLNDRWGHPAGDRILKSAVTTLRKDFRRTDAVARLGGDEFAVLLPDTDAPSADTVIRKMRAHLSAPREDDPKVTFSFGAVTFPRPPDDVELLIQEADRLMYEVKRAGRNNVRHETWNSPVGGAVG; from the coding sequence GTGACCCCCTTTCGAAAGGCCACCCCCCTCGCCGAGCCCCTGATCGCCGGGGGGCGGTCCCTCCGCCGGTTGGACCGGTTTTTGGCGGGGCTGGAGCGCCAATCCAACGGCGCGCTGGAACTCGAGGGCGTCGGATTTCTCCTCCTCCTGGGGATTGTCGACGGAGGAACGGGCCCCGACGTTTCCCTCATCCTTTTTTATCTGGTTCCCGTTTTTTGGTACGCCTGGTTTCTCGGCCGCCGTCACGGGTTGCTGATGGCCGTGGCCGCGGCGGTCGTTGAATTTACCGTCGATCTTAAGTCCGCCCACGCCCATCCGCACCCCGTCGTCGGCCTCTGGAACGCCGTGGCGAAGGCCGGGTTTTTCGCCGTTACGGCCCTCCTGCTGACGGCCCTTCGCCGTTCTTTTGAACAGGAGCGGCGTTTGGCCCAGATCGACCCGTTGACCGGCGTCCTCAACCGCCGGGCCTTCATCGAGCGGCTTCGGTTGGAAGTCGACCGGTCCCGCCGGCGGAAAAGCCCCCTCACCCTGATTTATCTGGACGTGGACCATTTCAAGGACCTGAACGACCGCTGGGGCCACCCCGCCGGCGACCGGATTCTTAAATCCGCGGTGACCACCCTGCGGAAGGATTTTCGCCGGACCGACGCCGTGGCGCGACTGGGGGGCGACGAATTCGCCGTGTTGCTCCCGGACACCGACGCCCCATCGGCGGACACCGTCATCCGCAAAATGCGGGCGCACCTCTCCGCCCCCCGGGAGGACGACCCCAAGGTGACTTTTAGTTTCGGCGCCGTGACCTTCCCGCGCCCACCCGACGACGTCGAATTGTTGATTCAGGAAGCCGACCGGTTGATGTACGAAGTCAAGCGCGCCGGCCGCAACAACGTGCGCCACGAAACCTGGAATTCTCCCGTGGGGGGCGCCGTTGGTTGA
- a CDS encoding class I fructose-bisphosphate aldolase: MSQVVEAAKKSGSTAELLGKDAESLLTYKAKVPAARLHLPGPDFVDRVFSQSDRGPAVLRNYQHTMNTGRLAGTGYVSILPVDQGIEHSGGASFAPNPDYFDPENIIKLAIEGGCNAVASTYGVLGAVARKYAHKIPFMLKINHNELMSLPQVPDQTLFTKVQRAFDMGCTSIGATIYWGSPESRRQLQEISEAFSQAHELGLFTVLWCYVRNNAFKTPEKDYHVSADLTGQGNHLGVTIEADIIKQKLPENNGGYNAVKFGKTSSKVYSDLTTDHPIDLTRYQVMNCYMGRAGLINSGGESKGASDLAEAVRTAVVNKRAGGMGLISGRKAFQKPLREGVQLLNAVQDVYLDKSVTIA; this comes from the coding sequence ATGTCACAGGTTGTCGAAGCGGCAAAGAAGTCCGGATCCACAGCGGAATTGTTGGGCAAAGACGCGGAATCCCTTTTGACGTACAAAGCGAAAGTGCCGGCCGCGCGCCTGCACCTTCCCGGCCCCGATTTTGTGGACCGTGTGTTCTCCCAGTCGGACCGCGGCCCGGCCGTGCTCCGCAATTACCAACACACCATGAACACCGGCCGCCTGGCGGGGACGGGCTACGTGTCCATCCTGCCGGTCGACCAAGGCATTGAACACTCCGGCGGCGCGTCCTTCGCCCCGAACCCGGACTACTTCGACCCGGAAAACATCATCAAGCTCGCCATCGAGGGCGGTTGCAACGCGGTCGCCTCGACCTACGGCGTCTTGGGCGCCGTGGCGCGAAAATACGCCCACAAAATTCCCTTCATGCTCAAGATCAACCACAACGAGCTCATGAGCTTGCCTCAGGTGCCGGACCAGACCCTGTTCACCAAAGTCCAGCGCGCCTTCGACATGGGCTGCACCTCCATCGGCGCGACCATTTACTGGGGCTCGCCCGAAAGCCGCCGCCAGCTTCAGGAAATCTCCGAAGCGTTTTCCCAGGCCCACGAACTCGGCCTCTTCACCGTGCTGTGGTGCTACGTGCGGAACAACGCCTTTAAAACCCCCGAAAAAGACTACCACGTCTCCGCCGATCTCACGGGCCAGGGCAACCACCTGGGCGTGACCATCGAAGCCGACATCATCAAGCAGAAACTGCCCGAGAACAACGGCGGCTACAACGCCGTCAAATTCGGCAAAACGAGCTCGAAGGTCTATTCGGACCTCACCACCGACCACCCCATCGATCTCACCCGCTACCAGGTGATGAACTGCTACATGGGGCGCGCCGGGTTGATCAACTCGGGGGGCGAATCCAAAGGCGCCTCGGACCTGGCGGAAGCCGTCCGCACGGCCGTCGTCAACAAGCGCGCCGGCGGCATGGGCCTGATCTCGGGCCGCAAAGCCTTCCAAAAACCCCTGCGCGAAGGCGTCCAGCTCCTGAACGCCGTGCAGGACGTCTACCTGGATAAATCGGTCACCATCGCCTAA